In a genomic window of Amblyomma americanum isolate KBUSLIRL-KWMA chromosome 4, ASM5285725v1, whole genome shotgun sequence:
- the LOC144128455 gene encoding uncharacterized protein LOC144128455, producing MLHAGNSASAVGRGLPTSQDTTDSYKVVLPRLPTGNVVLNTVFLHADLKGRPYRAPDFRDALAQILDLRGILCIGQYQMSHVWMVTCESSSSKQKLVNKAEFPVKGLRCVVFGPDTKNVKVKLLWLPRYMEHRRIVEALEPYGTVQSVEREKWRCPGMEHMETANRELSLTLKDGVSASTIPHTLNVYGVQALVLIPGRPPLCLRCSRVVHVRRQCRTPRCTECRRFGHTAENCVLSYADRMRQGQWSREDDVASEHIMDVSEVVDATGELSHEHRIDGEQKTSTPQNNTEYEATGHLASTPPGRKPPDPGPPVSVTETAVLAAQEHLVATGQRPDMPPVESVEAIQPVNARRSSSDADSASSLEGNGETCVVSISGVSGSLSAVSVEASDVLPSGSWAEALDVSEEDMDSTAPLKRPADADEVCIDGANQKAQCVEATGRVVLKRRAMSAREAANLAAGHHIPGDGVC from the coding sequence atgctccatgctggaaacagcgcatcggccgttggccgaggtctaccgacgtctcaggacactacggactcgtacaaagttgtccttccccgattgccaaccggtaacgttgtccttaataccgttttcctgcatgctgaccttaagggtcgcccgtaccgagcacctgacttccgtgacgcactcgcacagatattggatctccggggaattttgtgcattggtcaataccaaatgagccacgtgtggatggttacctgcgagagtagttcttccaaacagaagcttgttaacaaagcggagtttcctgtcAAAGGACTGCGGTGCGTGGTGTTTGGCCCGGATACTAAGAACGTCAAGGTTAAGCTCCTTTGGCTTCCCCGCTATATggaacaccggaggattgtggaagcattagagccttatggcacggtccagtctgtggagcgtgaaaagtggcggtgcccagggatggagcatatggaaacggcgaatcgtgaactctccctcacactcaaggatggagtgtcagctagcaccattccacacacacttaatgtttatggagtgcaggcattagtccttatcccagggagacctccactgtgcctccgatgtagccgggttgtacatgtccggcgccagtgtcgcacgcctcgatgcactgagtgccgacgctttggccacactgcggagaactgtgtcttgagttacgctgacaggatgcgtcaaggccagtggtcacgggaagatgacgtggcatcagaacacattatggatgtgtctgaggttgtggatgcgaccggagaactaagtcatgagcatcgaatagatggggaacagaagacttcaacacctcaaaacaacacggaatatgaagcgactggccatctagcatccacgcctccaggacgaaaaccgccggacccgggcccccccgtgagtgttacagagactgctgtgcttgctgcacaggaacacctcgttgccacaggtcaacgtccggatatgcctcctgtggagtcagtcgaggcaatacagccagtgaatgctcgccgatcctcctctgatgctgattctgcttcgtcgttggagggtaacgGTGAGACATGCGTGGTGTCGATCTCTGGCGTGTCAGGttctctgtcggctgtcagtgtggaagcgagtgatgtgctcccctcgggttcgtgggccgaggccttggatgtctcagaggaagacatggacagcaccgcacctttgaaacgtcctgcagatgctgacgaggtgtgtatcgatggcgctaaccagaaggcacaatgtgtagaggccacgggaagggtggtgttaaagaggagggcgatgtctgcccgagaggccgccaatttggcggcgggccaccacattccaggggatggcgtttgttaa